Genomic segment of Gemmatimonadota bacterium:
ACCATCCTTCAATGTAAGAGAAGATAGCCAAGCGCGCTTCCTTTCAAGCTGAGGGTGGATCCCTCTCCAGCACCGGCAACCTCACCCTGAACATCGTCCCCACGCCTCGCTCGCTCTCCACGGAGACCTCCCCATCGTGATTGCGAACAATGGCGTAAATGATCGACAACCCCAAACCCGTGCCCCGGTCAGCATCTTTCGTCGTAAAAAAAGGCTCAAAAAGACGTTGTCGGGTCGTCTCATCCATCCCTACCCCGTTATCCTCTACCTCGATAACAACCGCATCGTCCTCAACGTGCGTTCGGATCCAGATCCGCTTGTCATAATCTGCATCTTCCACCTCGGTCCGCTCATTCACTGCATCCCGGGCATTTGACAGCAAATTGAGAACAACCTGCTCAAGCGGATGCGGATGTCCCCAGACCTCTGGGAGCGCGTTGGAAAGATCCAGCACCAGATCAACCCCGTGATGCTCGAACTGCGTCTGCATCCACTCCAAGCTGCTCTCGACCACCGCATTCACATCCATCGCTTCGCGCGGCTCTTCGGACACATCGCGGGAGAACACGCGCAGGTGATCGACGGTACCCGCCATCCGATCCACCACACCCCGAACATTCTCCATCATCTCCCTCAACTCGTCTGTCCCAAGCGGTATCCCCTCTATCAAACGCAGGCAAATATCACCGGCGGTTGTCTCGACGACCGTCAACGGCTGGTTGAGTTCGTGTGCCACACCCGCGGCCATCTGCCCCAGCGACACCAGCCGCGCGGACTGCAGGAGTTGCATTTCAAGCTCGCGTGCTTCCAGAGTTCGCGCAAGCTGCCCCGCGGTTTCATCCAAGAGCGCCCTCTCCTGCCCCTCTGTGAGTTCAATTCCGCAGTGGAGTTCCAACTCCCCCGCTCTTTTCCCGCAATAGAGATCGCCCGTGTATAGCTTCTCAGCCCATTCTGTATATCATCTCCAAATTCCCACTGCTGACCATCGAAAGAGACGCAGATGGCTG
This window contains:
- a CDS encoding ATP-binding protein, translating into MDETAGQLARTLEARELEMQLLQSARLVSLGQMAAGVAHELNQPLTVVETTAGDICLRLIEGIPLGTDELREMMENVRGVVDRMAGTVDHLRVFSRDVSEEPREAMDVNAVVESSLEWMQTQFEHHGVDLVLDLSNALPEVWGHPHPLEQVVLNLLSNARDAVNERTEVEDADYDKRIWIRTHVEDDAVVIEVEDNGVGMDETTRQRLFEPFFTTKDADRGTGLGLSIIYAIVRNHDGEVSVESERGVGTMFRVRLPVLERDPPSA